A single region of the Solwaraspora sp. WMMD791 genome encodes:
- a CDS encoding ABC transporter permease — MSFHLLDDRADPGNPWFSGQYVRDNWSTIVAAFAEHVTLTVQAVVVAALIAVPLAVLAYWFRPLTGPILALTGVLYTIPSLALLAFLAPYVGATNPASVLIALVLYALLLVVRNCLAGLTQVPAETIEAADGMGYGRFVRLLRIELPLALPSILTGVRLATVSTVALVTVGSLIGYGGLGDLIFSGFRNNFYKAQILTGTLLSVALALALDLLLAVAGRLLTPWTARRAVR; from the coding sequence GTGTCCTTCCACCTGCTCGACGACCGGGCTGATCCGGGGAATCCGTGGTTCTCCGGCCAGTACGTGCGGGACAACTGGTCGACGATCGTCGCCGCGTTCGCCGAGCACGTCACCCTGACCGTACAGGCGGTGGTGGTCGCGGCGCTGATAGCGGTGCCGCTGGCGGTGCTGGCGTACTGGTTCCGGCCGTTGACCGGCCCGATCCTGGCGCTCACCGGGGTGCTCTACACCATCCCGTCGCTGGCCCTGCTGGCCTTCCTGGCCCCGTACGTGGGAGCGACCAATCCGGCGTCGGTGCTGATCGCCCTGGTCCTGTACGCGCTGCTGCTGGTGGTGCGCAACTGCCTGGCCGGGCTGACCCAGGTGCCGGCGGAGACGATCGAGGCGGCCGACGGCATGGGGTACGGCCGGTTCGTCCGGCTGTTGCGCATCGAGCTGCCGCTGGCCCTGCCGAGCATCCTGACCGGGGTGCGGTTGGCGACGGTCTCCACCGTCGCGCTGGTCACCGTGGGGTCGTTGATCGGCTACGGCGGTCTCGGTGACCTGATCTTCAGCGGTTTCCGGAACAACTTCTACAAGGCACAGATCCTCACCGGGACCCTGCTGAGTGTGGCGTTGGCGCTGGCGCTCGACCTGCTGCTGGCGGTCGCCGGCCGGCTGCTGACGCCGTGGACCGCCCGGCGGGCCGTCCGGTGA
- a CDS encoding ABC transporter permease yields the protein MVWLNDPLNWTNPGGVLDRLGEHLVISAAAVAIGALVAWPLGLWLGHTGRGGALVVLVSNITLAVPTIALLSILPLTFLGFGKPPVILALAVFAVPPLLANAYTGLRQVDPQVREAARGMGLSGWQVLRRVELPLAVPYLAAGFRTAAVQVVATAALAAFVNGGGLGQIISAGFGLGISVGGGQILAGGLLVASLALVTEAVLAVAERMLTPRPLRRGRRRADEQASAVGAA from the coding sequence ATGGTCTGGCTCAACGATCCGCTCAACTGGACAAATCCGGGTGGGGTGCTCGACCGGCTGGGCGAGCACCTGGTGATCTCGGCGGCGGCGGTGGCGATCGGGGCCCTGGTGGCCTGGCCGCTCGGTCTGTGGCTCGGCCACACCGGACGCGGTGGCGCCCTGGTGGTCCTGGTGTCGAACATCACGTTGGCGGTGCCGACGATCGCGCTGCTGTCCATTCTGCCGTTGACGTTCCTGGGCTTCGGCAAGCCGCCGGTGATCCTGGCCCTGGCGGTGTTCGCGGTGCCGCCGCTGCTGGCCAACGCGTACACCGGGCTGCGTCAGGTCGACCCGCAGGTGCGCGAGGCGGCCCGGGGGATGGGCCTGTCGGGCTGGCAGGTGCTGCGCCGGGTCGAGCTGCCGCTCGCGGTGCCGTACCTGGCGGCCGGGTTCCGGACCGCCGCGGTGCAGGTGGTGGCGACGGCGGCGCTGGCGGCGTTCGTCAATGGCGGGGGCCTGGGCCAGATCATCAGTGCCGGGTTCGGGTTGGGCATCTCGGTCGGCGGCGGCCAGATCCTGGCCGGCGGCCTGCTGGTCGCGTCGCTCGCGCTGGTCACCGAAGCGGTGCTGGCGGTGGCCGAGCGGATGCTCACACCACGGCCGCTGCGGCGCGGCCGGCGGCGGGCCGACGAACAGGCCAGTGCGGTGGGAGCGGCCTGA
- a CDS encoding NADH-quinone oxidoreductase subunit D — MDTETGSLPVADPAAGLRQVTVGTGAGLDTADMVLNIGPQHPSTHGVLRLKLVLDGERVVSCEPIVGYMHRGAEKLFEVRDYRQIIMLANRHDWLSAFGNELGVVLAVERLMGIEVPERAVWLRTALAELNRVLNHLMFLGSYPLEIGALTPVFYSFRERETLQTVMEEVSGGRMHYMFNRVGGLKEEVPAGWTRRAREAIGQVEARMPDLDRLIRRNEIFLARTVGVGVLDAATAAAFGASGPVARASGLDLDLRRDEPYLAYGELDVPVVTRRTGDCHARFEVLLDQVYVSLDLARRCLDRVDQLTGPVNVRLPKVVKAPEGHTYAWTENPLGVNGYYLVSRGEKTPWRLKLRTASYANVQALATLIPGSLVPDLVAILGSMFFVVGDIDK, encoded by the coding sequence ATGGACACCGAGACCGGTTCGCTGCCCGTGGCCGACCCGGCAGCCGGGCTCCGTCAGGTCACCGTCGGCACGGGTGCCGGGCTGGACACCGCCGACATGGTGCTCAACATCGGCCCGCAGCATCCGTCCACACACGGCGTACTCCGCCTCAAGCTGGTCCTCGACGGCGAGCGGGTGGTCTCCTGTGAGCCGATCGTCGGCTACATGCACCGGGGTGCCGAGAAGCTGTTCGAGGTGCGCGACTACCGCCAGATCATCATGCTGGCGAACCGGCACGACTGGTTGTCGGCATTCGGCAACGAACTCGGCGTGGTGCTCGCCGTCGAGCGGCTGATGGGCATCGAGGTGCCGGAACGGGCCGTCTGGCTGCGGACCGCGCTGGCCGAGCTGAACCGGGTGCTGAACCACCTGATGTTCCTCGGCTCGTATCCACTGGAGATCGGGGCGCTCACTCCGGTGTTCTACTCGTTCCGGGAGCGGGAGACCCTGCAGACCGTCATGGAGGAGGTCTCCGGCGGGCGGATGCACTACATGTTCAACCGGGTCGGCGGCCTCAAGGAGGAGGTGCCGGCCGGCTGGACCCGCCGGGCCCGGGAGGCCATCGGCCAGGTCGAGGCGCGGATGCCCGACCTGGACCGGCTGATCCGGCGCAACGAGATCTTCCTCGCCCGTACGGTCGGCGTCGGGGTGCTCGACGCCGCCACCGCCGCCGCGTTCGGCGCGTCCGGCCCGGTGGCAAGGGCCAGCGGGCTCGACCTTGACCTGCGCCGCGACGAGCCGTACCTCGCCTACGGTGAGCTCGACGTCCCGGTCGTCACCCGGCGCACCGGCGACTGCCATGCCCGGTTCGAGGTCCTGCTCGACCAGGTGTACGTCTCCCTCGATCTGGCCCGCCGCTGCCTGGACCGGGTCGACCAGCTGACCGGGCCGGTGAACGTCCGGCTGCCCAAGGTGGTCAAGGCACCCGAGGGGCACACGTACGCCTGGACCGAGAACCCGCTCGGCGTCAACGGCTACTACCTGGTGTCCCGGGGCGAAAAGACGCCGTGGCGGCTCAAGCTGCGGACCGCCTCGTACGCCAACGTGCAGGCGTTGGCGACGCTGATCCCGGGCAGCCTGGTGCCGGATCTGGTGGCGATCCTCGGGTCGATGTTCTTCGTGGTCGGTGACATCGACAAGTGA
- a CDS encoding SAM-dependent methyltransferase, with product MTRALYGPQGFYRAGDPPVPAAHFRTSAQSGVPFATAVLRLLTRVDRLLGHPDPLDLVDVGAGGGELLAAVHELTGPRPDGDRPGRDRGRPAPGDRRPLAGRLRLIGVDHADRPAGLATDIGWQATFPTGVVGLLVATEWLDNVPLDLAVRVDGAVRYGLVDPVTGAERPGDPLTDADAAWLARWWPALPDDGRADLGRARDEAWAEAVRTLRRGVAVAVDYGHRYAERPTASTLTGYRSGRTVAPIPDGSCDITAHVAIDAVAAAGTVAAGGAGHLLRRQRDVLRTLGVSGARPPLTLAGSDPRGYLAALSAAGTAAELTDPYGLGAHWWLLQPVGLTAEDGSLPADVDGPPPATDAAAALLADEGGDDMAR from the coding sequence ATGACCCGGGCGCTCTACGGTCCGCAGGGCTTCTACCGGGCCGGGGACCCGCCGGTGCCGGCGGCGCACTTCCGGACCAGCGCCCAGAGCGGGGTGCCGTTCGCCACGGCGGTGCTGCGGCTGCTGACCCGGGTCGACCGGCTGCTCGGCCACCCCGACCCGCTCGACCTGGTCGACGTCGGTGCCGGGGGCGGCGAACTGCTCGCCGCCGTCCACGAACTGACCGGACCACGGCCGGACGGGGATCGGCCAGGGCGGGACCGGGGTCGCCCCGCACCGGGCGACCGGCGGCCGCTCGCCGGACGGCTCCGGCTGATCGGCGTCGACCACGCCGACCGACCCGCCGGGCTGGCCACCGACATCGGCTGGCAGGCCACCTTCCCGACCGGGGTCGTCGGGCTGCTCGTCGCCACCGAATGGCTGGACAACGTACCGCTGGATCTGGCCGTGCGGGTCGACGGCGCGGTGCGGTACGGCCTGGTCGACCCGGTCACCGGTGCCGAGCGGCCCGGCGACCCGCTCACCGACGCCGACGCCGCCTGGCTGGCCCGGTGGTGGCCGGCGCTGCCCGACGACGGCCGGGCCGACCTCGGCCGGGCCCGCGACGAGGCCTGGGCCGAGGCCGTCCGGACGCTGCGGCGGGGCGTCGCGGTCGCCGTCGACTACGGCCACCGGTACGCCGAACGCCCCACCGCCAGCACGCTGACCGGTTACCGGTCCGGTCGGACCGTGGCCCCGATACCCGACGGCTCCTGCGACATCACCGCCCACGTGGCGATCGACGCGGTGGCCGCCGCCGGCACCGTCGCCGCCGGTGGCGCCGGTCATCTGCTGCGCCGTCAACGCGACGTCCTGCGGACGCTGGGCGTGTCCGGTGCCCGGCCGCCGCTGACCCTGGCCGGCAGCGACCCGCGCGGCTACCTCGCCGCGCTGTCCGCCGCCGGCACCGCCGCCGAACTGACCGACCCGTACGGCCTGGGCGCGCACTGGTGGCTGCTGCAACCCGTCGGCCTGACCGCCGAGGACGGTTCGCTGCCGGCCGACGTGGACGGGCCGCCGCCGGCCACCGACGCGGCCGCCGCGCTGCTGGCCGACGAGGGCGGGGACGACATGGCACGATGA
- a CDS encoding Rossmann-like and DUF2520 domain-containing protein yields the protein MSALARPAADVSADRDIGPAVGVIGAGRVGVVLAAALAAAGYRITAVSGDSPTSRQRTARMLPGVPRRPVPAVPATADLLILSVPDDTLPGLVAELTARQVLRTGQVVAHTSGAYGLGVLAPVERAGAVGLALHPAMTFTGQPEDLDRLPGISYGVTAPASLRALAQRLVADLGGSVEWVDEADRPLYHAALAHGANHLVTLVNEAADRLRDAGVGDPAKVLAPLLRAALDNALAQGDAALTGPVSRGDAGTVARHVDRLAGTAPESLPSYLALARRTADRAIAAGRLSAGDAVPLLDVLAGRDTAAAARREWAR from the coding sequence ATGAGCGCATTGGCGCGCCCGGCAGCGGACGTCTCCGCCGACCGGGACATCGGCCCCGCCGTCGGGGTCATCGGCGCCGGACGGGTCGGCGTGGTGCTCGCCGCCGCCCTCGCCGCCGCCGGCTACCGGATCACCGCCGTCTCCGGTGACAGCCCGACCAGCCGACAACGGACCGCCCGGATGCTGCCCGGTGTGCCGCGTCGGCCGGTCCCCGCTGTGCCGGCCACCGCCGACCTGCTGATCCTGAGCGTGCCCGACGACACCCTGCCCGGCCTGGTGGCCGAGCTCACCGCCCGGCAGGTGCTGCGAACCGGTCAGGTGGTGGCGCACACCTCGGGCGCGTACGGGCTCGGGGTGCTCGCGCCGGTGGAGCGTGCCGGGGCCGTCGGGCTGGCACTGCACCCGGCGATGACCTTCACCGGGCAGCCGGAGGATCTCGACCGGTTGCCCGGCATCAGCTACGGCGTCACCGCGCCGGCATCGCTGCGGGCCCTGGCGCAGCGGCTCGTCGCCGATCTCGGCGGCAGCGTCGAGTGGGTCGACGAGGCCGACCGTCCGCTGTACCACGCCGCGTTGGCACACGGTGCCAATCACCTGGTCACCCTGGTCAACGAGGCCGCCGACCGGCTGCGCGACGCCGGGGTCGGTGACCCGGCGAAAGTGCTGGCGCCGCTGCTGCGGGCGGCCCTGGACAACGCGCTCGCGCAGGGCGACGCGGCGCTGACCGGGCCGGTGTCGCGCGGCGACGCCGGCACCGTCGCGCGGCACGTCGACCGGCTGGCCGGGACCGCGCCGGAGAGTCTGCCGAGCTACCTGGCGCTGGCCCGGCGGACCGCCGACCGGGCGATCGCCGCCGGCCGGCTGTCGGCCGGCGACGCCGTACCGCTGCTCGACGTGCTGGCCGGCCGGGACACCGCCGCCGCGGCGCGTCGGGAGTGGGCGCGGTGA
- the panC gene encoding pantoate--beta-alanine ligase has protein sequence MSASTTAGLQVAWTRAELAAVRSGWTGSVAVVMTMGALHDGHAALLQAAVARADHVIVTIFVNPLQFGPTEDFDRYPRTIDDDLEICRKAGVGLVFAPGRAEIYPDGEPMVRVNPGPVGETLEGASRPGFFHGVLTVVLKLLQLTRPDLAFFGEKDYQQLTLVRRMVRDLDLPVEIVGVPTVRETDGLARSSRNRYLSPSQRQTALGLAVALRAGAAAADAGGDAAEVVAAGRAAFDQHTAGAAELDYLVLTDPDLAPPVAGPARLLIAARVGATRLIDNSPVDLSGPRPDLQSGPRSEGP, from the coding sequence GTGAGTGCGTCGACGACGGCCGGCCTGCAGGTCGCCTGGACCCGTGCCGAGCTGGCCGCCGTGCGTTCCGGCTGGACCGGATCGGTGGCCGTGGTGATGACGATGGGGGCGCTGCACGACGGGCACGCCGCCCTGCTGCAGGCGGCCGTGGCCCGGGCCGACCACGTCATCGTGACGATCTTCGTCAACCCGCTGCAGTTCGGCCCGACCGAGGATTTCGACCGCTATCCGCGCACCATCGACGACGACCTGGAGATCTGCCGGAAGGCCGGGGTCGGGCTGGTGTTCGCGCCGGGCCGGGCCGAGATCTACCCGGACGGCGAGCCGATGGTCCGGGTGAATCCCGGACCGGTCGGCGAGACGTTGGAGGGGGCGAGCCGGCCCGGCTTCTTCCACGGCGTACTCACCGTGGTGCTCAAGCTGCTCCAGCTGACCCGCCCCGATCTGGCCTTCTTCGGCGAGAAGGACTACCAGCAGCTGACTCTGGTCCGGCGGATGGTGCGGGACCTGGACCTTCCGGTGGAGATCGTCGGGGTGCCGACCGTCCGGGAGACCGACGGGCTGGCCCGGTCGAGCCGTAACCGGTACCTGTCCCCGTCGCAACGGCAGACGGCGCTGGGGCTGGCCGTGGCGTTGCGGGCCGGGGCGGCAGCGGCCGACGCCGGAGGTGACGCCGCCGAGGTGGTGGCTGCCGGCCGGGCCGCCTTCGACCAGCACACCGCCGGTGCCGCCGAGCTGGACTACCTGGTGTTGACCGACCCCGACCTGGCCCCGCCGGTGGCCGGCCCGGCCCGGCTGCTGATCGCGGCCCGGGTCGGTGCGACCCGGTTGATCGACAACTCGCCGGTGGACCTGAGCGGCCCCCGACCCGACCTGCAGTCCGGCCCGCGATCGGAAGGACCCTGA
- the panD gene encoding aspartate 1-decarboxylase, whose protein sequence is MLRTMLKSKIHRATVTQADLHYVGSVTVDADLLDAADLLPGEQVAIVDVTNGARLETYVIEGARGSGVIGINGAAAHLVHPGDLVILIAYGQFTDEQARAFSPRVVHVDAANRVIQLDADPAGAPVGLVGDPVRGDRAVGWPAVAATP, encoded by the coding sequence ATGCTGCGCACCATGCTCAAGTCGAAGATCCACCGGGCCACGGTGACCCAGGCCGACCTGCACTACGTCGGCTCGGTAACCGTCGACGCCGATCTGCTCGACGCGGCGGACCTGCTCCCCGGTGAGCAGGTCGCCATCGTGGACGTGACGAACGGGGCGCGGCTGGAGACGTACGTCATCGAAGGTGCCCGGGGCAGCGGCGTGATCGGCATCAACGGTGCCGCCGCCCACCTGGTGCACCCCGGCGACCTGGTCATCCTGATCGCGTACGGGCAGTTCACCGACGAGCAGGCGCGGGCCTTCAGCCCCCGGGTGGTACACGTCGACGCCGCCAACCGGGTGATCCAGTTGGACGCGGACCCGGCCGGCGCTCCGGTCGGCCTGGTCGGCGACCCGGTACGCGGTGATCGGGCCGTCGGCTGGCCGGCGGTTGCCGCCACGCCGTAG
- a CDS encoding septum formation family protein, producing MRRWTAAVAVGGALALGLTGCGLPAGVDGKLTNSWQPIPEPTPFVPPAEVCHSGDFAETAYLSSYSPVDCTAPHRTETVHVGAFGAAVAEAAEPPAQGSAEIRGAYAECDTKASEYVGGDWRSGRLWIGVAVPSPAAWEGGARWFRCDMTELTNVEDNGGTASRTASLRDALAEPSPLHLTCYAVRNDSNGAIDTMPAEQCDKPHNAEFAGVWQAPDIPFPTQDRDWAQFHAECRKIIGRYAGVPLDDNLQFRTGVISLPGGATEWAAGNRGVRCYLWLNERNVSRSLKGAGTDGLPIQYE from the coding sequence ATGCGTCGATGGACCGCCGCCGTAGCGGTCGGCGGAGCGCTCGCGCTCGGCCTGACCGGTTGTGGTCTGCCTGCCGGGGTGGACGGGAAGCTGACCAACAGTTGGCAGCCGATCCCCGAGCCGACCCCGTTCGTGCCCCCGGCGGAGGTCTGCCACTCGGGTGACTTCGCCGAGACCGCCTACCTGTCGTCGTACAGCCCGGTGGACTGCACCGCGCCGCACCGGACCGAGACGGTGCACGTCGGCGCGTTCGGCGCGGCGGTGGCCGAGGCGGCCGAGCCGCCCGCCCAGGGGTCGGCGGAGATCCGTGGCGCGTACGCCGAGTGCGACACCAAGGCCAGCGAGTACGTCGGCGGTGACTGGCGCTCCGGCCGGCTGTGGATCGGGGTCGCGGTGCCCTCGCCGGCGGCCTGGGAGGGCGGCGCCCGGTGGTTCCGCTGTGACATGACGGAGCTGACCAACGTCGAGGACAACGGCGGTACGGCCAGCCGTACCGCGAGTCTGCGCGACGCGCTCGCCGAGCCGTCCCCGCTGCACCTGACCTGTTACGCGGTGCGCAACGACAGCAACGGCGCGATCGACACGATGCCGGCGGAGCAGTGCGACAAGCCGCACAACGCGGAGTTCGCCGGGGTGTGGCAGGCGCCGGACATTCCGTTTCCCACCCAGGACCGGGACTGGGCCCAGTTCCACGCCGAGTGCCGCAAGATCATCGGCCGGTACGCCGGGGTGCCGCTCGACGACAACCTGCAGTTCCGTACGGGTGTGATCTCGCTGCCGGGTGGCGCGACCGAGTGGGCGGCCGGCAACCGGGGGGTCCGCTGCTACCTGTGGCTCAACGAGCGCAACGTCAGCCGTTCGCTCAAGGGTGCCGGGACCGACGGACTGCCGATCCAGTACGAGTAG